Proteins encoded in a region of the Diabrotica virgifera virgifera chromosome 4, PGI_DIABVI_V3a genome:
- the LOC114325835 gene encoding pupal cuticle protein Edg-78E-like yields MLKFVISLALISTVLGQGYQGDSRTAAILAEDRYLQADGRFGAQYQQEDGVNFKEVSSPDGTRQGSYSYVDPNGQRHTVTYTAGKDGFMATGDGIPQPIPTVLPVAPRPEYQPLPQYNPPEYSRPQSQYQQQPQSQYRPQPQYQPEPQYQPQPQPQPQYRPQPQYQPQPQYQPQPQYQPQPQPQPQYRPQPQYNPTTPPPHRFYPPGKLSLNRSPDGFQFSFKKA; encoded by the coding sequence gTCATATCCTTAGCCCTTATTTCAACCGTTTTGGGCCAGGGCTACCAAGGTGATTCAAGAACCGCTGCAATTTTGGCGGAAGATAGGTACCTTCAAGCTGACGGTCGTTTTGGTGCTCAATATCAACAAGAAGATGGCGTTAACTTCAAAGAAGTGAGCTCACCAGACGGCACACGTCAAGGTTCCTACTCTTACGTAGATCCCAACGGTCAGAGACACACTGTAACCTACACGGCTGGAAAAGATGGTTTTATGGCAACAGGAGACGGAATTCCTCAACCAATCCCAACAGTATTACCAGTAGCTCCAAGACCTGAGTACCAACCTTTACCACAATACAATCCTCCGGAGTATTCTAGACCACAATCCCAATATCAGCAACAACCTCAATCACAATATAGGCCCCAGCCCCAATACCAACCAGAACCCCAATATCAACCTCAACCCCAACCTCAACCTCAATACAGACCTCAACCTCAATATCAACCTCAACCACAATATCAGCCACAACCCCAGTACCAACCTCAACCCCAACCTCAACCTCAATACAGACCTCAACCACAATATAACCCTACTACCCCACCTCCACACAGGTTTTACCCTcctggtaaattgtctttaaacaGGTCACCCGATGGTTTCCAATTTAGCTTTAAAAAAGCTTAA